Genomic window (Arachis hypogaea cultivar Tifrunner chromosome 13, arahy.Tifrunner.gnm2.J5K5, whole genome shotgun sequence):
AATTGCAAGTAAATGCTACCTACGCAACCACACCCAGATCTCACTGTTTTTTCTTCCTTCCAAAGCAATGAAATCCAAGTGGCTCAAATAGTAATGTCACACCACCTTCCAATGATATGCTAACTACTGAGGTTTCTAGACATGTTAATAACATTCCACCTAACACTCTATTCTCTAATAACACCAATAATCTCTCTCCATATATTCATTCATTCCAAGTTCCAACATCACAACAAGGACCACCCTAAACATTTCACAAAAAACACAACAAAAGATGGTTGCTATgatgaatcattcattattcatattcATCACTTTGCAACTTTTACTAATAATAACTTTCCCTTATAACACTTCAGGTCAATCCCCTGCATCTTCCCCTGCTGCCCCAGTTGCCATATCTGCCCCAGCACCATCACCATCATCACCCCCAACAGACATCATTAGAATCCTCAAAAAAGCAGGAGGTTTCACAACCTTGATCCGTCTTCTTCAGACCACCCAAGTGTCCACACAGATCAACTCACAGCTCCTAAACTCCAACGGCGGCATAACGCTATTCGCGCCCAATGATAATGCCTTCCAAGGCCTCAAACCAGGATTCCTCAACTCCCTCAATGATCAACAGAAGAATGAACTCATCCAGTTCCACATGTTACCCTCTTTTGTATCAGTCTCGAATTTCGACACGTTAAGCAATCCAGTTAGGACTCAAGCCGGTGCAGACCCTGATAGGTTTGAACCTACCATGCACAAATACTTTATTTTTACTCATTCATGGATgcacatgcatgcatgcatgtgtGCAATTTCGTATgagaatttaataatttaacatatttgactaaattgttTGACATAACATATGTCCGTATCTTCGTGTAAGTAACCACCAATTAGGGGTGAGCATGGGTCGGTATGGTTCGGgtttatggtaaaattagaaccgaaccgaTTAAAATGTAATTGGTTTGATTTGATTCGGATTTACATTTTTTTGTATATGTATCCGAACCAAATCAAATCGATTAAGAACAGATTGGTTCGGTTTGGATAATTGGGTATCcaatgactttgaaattcataaaaaaaaccaaatttttatcttaaaaattcaacaagtacaataaacatgtaacatcaatagaaataattcaaacatgttaaataccaaatacattaaaaactaaactcattaaaatcaaaacatattaataatgaataagcATTGTCAAATgaaaaagtcatatatatttttttatttttgtaatatatgatcgggttcgcgggttggttcgggttccgCATCCCAAAACCAATACCCaaaccaatcactaacaaaagTCATTGGTTTAGTTTGGGTTGGACCCGATTACCCGTTGatttcagaaccaatttaattggttcggttcgaTTCGGACGGGGAATCGGGTACCCactacccgtgctcacccctaccaCTAATACTGCTATCTTAGATGGTTAGAATAATGTCAATATAAAGATATTAGCTGAAACATGGttatataatttgatatatttgactGAATCGCTTGATATAACATATCTTCACATCTCATATATTATCTTCACATGAAGATTATTGAAAACTCGTAATCATATTTGTGCAAGGTAGGTTGGCATTGAATGTAACAAGCACAGGGAACCAAGTGAACATGACAACAGGGATTGTAAATGCAACAGTTGGAGGAACAGTGTACACTGATCGCCAGCTAGCGGTTTATCAAGTGGACAAGGTGCTTCTTCCTAGGGACTTCTTCGAGGCGAAGCCGCCGGCGCCAGCTCCGGCGCCTTTGAAGGCTAAGGGATCAAAGAAGAAGTCTGCTGAAGGGCCTGCAGATGGAGCTGCAGATGATGATAAGTCTTCTGCTGTGATGATCATGAATAATGGGGTTTGGGGGGTTGGTATTTCCATTATTGCAGTTGTAGCATTTGCATTGTGACAATCACAATTTGTTTGAAGATCAGAAGATGAAGATAACAAAAATTGAGATCAGTGGATTCATTATTGAAGGGGGAGAATCATCATCAACATTTTGcagaattaatataaaaatatattgaacTATTTTCAAGTGCTTCTTGCTACTGTctacatttttttttatgaaacagTTTGTGGTGAAAATTTAATTCGATTTTGTTATTCTTACTCCTCCTTGTTCCCCTCATAAGAGATAAGTTCATATCTTGTGTATTATATATGAGAATTTTTCCATTAAAGAACTTTGAATAGAGAATTATTGTTTGATCATTCATCATACTAACATAATGATTATGGGCACGTTGTTATATTTGGATGTCATGAGAagaaaaaactatatatataatatgccaaAGTTTCAAGTGACCAAAAAATGCCAAAAAACTAATCATAAAGTAAAATTCTttagcaattttttttaaataaacaaattaCTAATGTTTTTcaacataaaatattatttttcattctaGCAATGTAGGTTTGGTTCTAATAATAAGCACATTATATTCCTTAAATAATAGTATGAGTTTAAGGCATTGATCTTATTTTCGTTACAAAGACTGACTTATCATAACCAGATGCGTGGTCTAACTGGATTTAAGTTAGTAGCAGGGGCAACAAAGAtcggtgaaaattcaggtgaaattgtaaagttgatagttgagaatcaTTAAATGATTTAACAAATTTGACTAAATTGTTATCTAACAGCACACGAGATTAACTCGATATGAATTTCTACCGCAAAGATTTTTACTTATTTGTTTCTTGGTATTACTAAAGAAAAAAGTAAACGATGGAAAAAATTAGAATATTGCTTATAGCATGACCATGCTTTAAGAAGATTTGAGACTCACTTACAGCAATAAAAGCAGAGTTGCATAATGCATGGAATGGATTTCACTGCTTCTCTTGCATCTTTCATGAATCCATGGTCCAAATGGTAAATATTTCATGAACTCTACTATGACTGAGTTTATAAACCTATATGGCTCTTCACAGTAGATGTACCTAAATTaggtaacatatataaaataatctataatttaattttagttttatggtcaattttttttgtataaaatgtGTCTAGGTTATGAATTTACATTTTTATCTAATGTTACTATCAAACTCTACTGATTTTCTTACTCAAGTTGCCATGTAAATCTAAATGTGAAACAACCGCATACCTAGTAAACAAGTTTCTCCGATGAGGAATGCTAggggcagcaacttttgtgagttgtagtcatcaaatagccatcaataatggttttaatggtgtgagattgatatgagatttcatccaatggctcatttttctttgctggttacatgctggccagaatttaacaaagttgctggtcCCTAGATTTTTCCATTTAAATATTACATTCTATTTCGATTaaactttatttatattttagtgtgattcctattcaaaatttaaagtatatgtgttagacaaaaaaaatattatttaagaaaaaaatttgatttaataagcAATTAGATTAAGTTAATTCTTTAATGATATTTGGAATGTACCTATTATTGGGTATATTTGGTCAAAAATATAATTGATCGGAATAATAATAGAGCATTAAAGTAAAAAGTGCGAAAACTATTGTCAacagatttaaaaaattttattagtatggacaaaatatataatatatcaataatttttatagttatattttattattgtaaaatattattacttttaattgtcatgttttttgaattattttttattattaaaaaagagtaaactaccatttgtacccacgaaAATTGAAAACGTTGACATATCTATCcataaaaaaaggaaattatcatttgtatccatgaaaaatagtttttgtaagcaaaattatccaaaccctaaaaaattacctaaaatccctaaattacCCTTCTCTCCACCACTATCATCtcctccctcctttctctctttctctctcttatttttctcaGCCACCCAATTCCAACATCAACCACATACCACCGTATCACCCTCCTCATCACTGTTCACCCCCTTCTCCGCCAGCAACGTCGCAGACCTACGCCGAGCCCAGGAGCACCGCGCCAGCTTCTCCTCGCCACCATCACCATAGGCCTCGAACCAGAGCCTACTGCGTCAGAGACCCTCCTCTTCACGCTACCTTATCGCCGCCATAGCCAACCCTCTTCACCTCTTTCCGCGTCGTAGAACCACCACCGTCGTTGCCTGATCCCTGCCGTTGTTATATCTACCTCtcccctgatttccttttgctttgttcttcattacaGGTTCATGAACCAACCCATTTTTTGCAGGCTCCGATGGTGTCTTCCCGCAGATGGAGCATCAGGCCTTCACCCCCGAAGAGGACGACACCATAATCAGAACTCACGCTCGGTTCGCGGATGAGACATTTTTCGGCGGGTCGCGGCAGCGGAGAGTGATTAATAGCGCGATTGCGCCACCGAGGGATTCAGAGTAGAGGAAGGAAGGAAGAGAAGGATCGAAGCGAGAGCGGAATTCGTCGAAGAAGGCGATGCAGTCGTCGACGACGGGGTTGATGTCAGAGATGTGGGCGATGAGGCCGTCGGAGAAGCCGTAACCCTGATGGTCAATGGCGCAGGTGACGAATCCGGTCTTGGAGAAGTAGATGGCGGTGAGCTGGAGGAACCAGCTGGATTCGCCGGTAAATCTGTGAACGAGGACGAGGGTTCCGGTGACGGTTGTGGGAGCCACCATTGAGTGAAGAGCTTGAGGGGTGGTGgtgggatttgagattagaaagggAAAGGAGTGGTGGCAGAgtgaagagggttagggttagaaaggtgATTGGGTGAAAGAGGCGGTATGGTGGTGAAAATAAGGGTAATTTAgggattttagataattttttagtgtttggataattttactTGCAAAAACTatatttcatgggtacaaatggtaatttcttttttctatagGTAAATATGttagcgttttcaactttcgtgaatacaaatggtagtttactcttaaaaaagttataaacctaaataattaattaacaaatataatATTGTTACAAAAATACAATTCACAATTTCATAAAAATCTGAACGTACAATATGAATACAAAATACACCGCAAATTAATCGcggaaaaaatattaataaaattttattgtaaaTAACCATGaatcaaacaataaaaaaaatacataataatataattattaaacaaaatgcagaacaattgaataaattaaaaaatacgaaTGGTAAAAAGGTAGAGAAAGATAATAACAACAGAGGATCGGATTTGGATCTATGGGGTAATTAAGATTAGAGttacttatttattttgattttttttattaaataatcaaTATAGTATTAATAGTTATATTAGtcattttaaatataatactaaaataaaagtaatgctaccactaataaaatatattattttcagccaacattctaaattttaaattttaaattctaataatataaaaataaaatatttatttaaaatattgactaatattaataaaaatattatttttctaatattttatttaaaacaattttaataaaataattttatttagtttaaaattaatttaacacaacaattttatatatttgtaaaattaaatctaacaaaACAATTCAATAACATAATGGGTCAAATTTaaataatagtaaaagtaaataaatgttattattatatactacataaaaatattttaaaatataatgaaaacaCTTGCTCCAACACTCCTCCaactaaatataaaattgtgGGAATAGTTACTAATTAAAGTTTAAAAACTGAtgaaaatattttaagagtaactATAAATTGACATTAAATTAgtctataaataaaatttttgtcaaaatattgtAATTAGTTCGATTCTTTTTTAGAAATACTAAGAAACTCAAAAACACTCTTAGTCTCACTAGCATCACAGAATAAAAGTGAAAATCAAAATTCTTCTAAAATCTAaacttaaatttatattttattttatatttttagttaaagttctttattcttatttattcttttttatcttcttccttttttcttttttaatttttacattttaatttgtttccaataccttgcatattttttttatctttaaattttacttctaaaattataattgagACACCTAGACACTCATAAAAGAGTTGTTTTTGCTCCTTAAATTAAgattataaaacaaaattaaaaaattattaatttatttattattaataatgaaaaaaaatcgagtaaaacatttttttttagtgAAAGTTAAATTTTGTTAAGTGTTATATAGATATTAACCTTTAGATGTTCAAATACCATTGCTGTTATATAGCAACATCTTACCTATATTTTGTGTTATGTGAGAGGAGTGTCATGTAAATTAAGGTGGTGCATCCAATTGAATAAGATAtatattaaactactcttccacGTTAGCCCATGACAATAATAAAGAAGTCTCGTGGCCCACAGCCCAACAAAATACATAAATTCAGTTACAATttaccttatcttatctttagttgtttttatcttatctttatttgcttttattgtAATAATTCTTTTCAGTCGTCCGTCATTCATCAATTCATCAGCTGAAATCTTTTTGCTCttaaaacacaagaaagaaaagaacagtCCAGCAGATCGTGTTCTTGTTGCTCCATCGGGTTAGGCCACCATGGAGCGGAAGACTATTGATTTGGAACAAGGTTGGGACTATATGCAGAAGGGGATTACTAAGTTGAAGAAAATTCTAAGGGAGACGCATGATGAATTTATGCTGAGGGAGCTTGAACAAAGGTGGATAACTCACAAGGTGATGGTGAGGTGGCTTTCACGCTTCTTTCATTACCTGCCACCACTAAATGGTGTTGGCCTTACCTGCTTCCGTGATCTGGTTTATATGGAGGTACGAGCTAATGCAAGGAAAGGTGTGATCACTCTTATTGACAAAGAGCGTGAGGGCGAACAGATTGATAGATCATTGCTGAAAAATGttgttgatatgtttgttgagatGGATAAATATGAGGAGGATTTTGAAGTTCAGATGCTTGAGGATACTGCTAATTACTACAAAAGTAAGgctacaaagtggattgaggttGACTCTTGTCCAGATTATATGCTAAAGGCTGAGGAGTGCttgagaagggagagagaaagagtgaCTCATTACTTGCACTCCAGCACTGAGCAGAAATTGGTAGAGAAAGTGCAACATGAGTTGTTGGTGACCCATGCTAATCAATTACTTGATGGTGTCCGGGCCTTGCTTAGAGATGATAAGGTGGAAGATCTCTCTCGGATGTATAGACTTTACCAAAAAATACCTAAAGGCTTGGATCCTGTTGAGAATGTATTCAAGCAGCATATTACAGCCGAGGGTACAGCATTGGTCCAGCAGGCTGAAGAAGCTTCTAGCCTTGTCAGAAAATTCATAGAGCTCCATGACAAGTACATGACATATGTTAATGACTGCTTTATAAATCACACACTGTTCCACAAGGCTTTAAAGGAGGCATTTGAGGTTTTCTGCAATAAAAATGTTGCTGGTAGTTCCAGTGCAGAACTATTAGCTACATTCTGCGACAATATCCTTAAAAAGGGTGGAAGTGATGAAGCAATTGAAGAAACTCTTGAGAAGGTAGTCAAGCTGCTTGCATATATCAGTGATAAGGATCTCTATGCAGAATTTTACAGGAAAAAACTAGCCCGCAGATTACTTTTTGATAGGAGTGCCAATGAGGATCATGAAAAGTGTATTTTGACAAAGCTAAAGCAGCAGTGTGGTGGCCAGTTCACATCTAAGATGGAGGGAATGGTTATGGACTTGACTTTGGCGCGTGATAACCAGATGAAATTTGAGGAATATCTTCAGGACAACACACATGTAATTGATCTGAGTGTTACTGTTCTTACCACAGGATTCTGGCCAAGTTACAAGTCTTCTGATCTCAACCTCCCGGTGGAGATGGTCAAGTGTGTGGAAGTTTTTAAAGAATTTTATGAAACAAAGACAAAACACAGAAAACTTACATGGATTTACTCACTTGGAACTTGCCACATCATTGGCAAGTTTGAACCAAAGACTATTGAACTAGTTGTGTCAACCTATCAGGCTGCTGCCTTGCTGCTATTCAACAGTGCTGATAAGTTGAGCTATTCAGAGATTATGATGCAGCTGAACTTAACCCATGAAGATGTTGTTAGATTACTCCATTCCCTGTCACGTGCAAAATATAAGATTCTTAGCAAGGAGCCTAACACCACAACTATATGGCCAAATGATACTTTTGAGTTCAACTACAAATTCACTGACAAAATGAGAAGGATCAAGATCCCACTACCACCGGTTGATGAAAGGAAGAAGGTGAT
Coding sequences:
- the LOC112736529 gene encoding fasciclin-like arabinogalactan protein 12, which encodes MVAMMNHSLFIFITLQLLLIITFPYNTSGQSPASSPAAPVAISAPAPSPSSPPTDIIRILKKAGGFTTLIRLLQTTQVSTQINSQLLNSNGGITLFAPNDNAFQGLKPGFLNSLNDQQKNELIQFHMLPSFVSVSNFDTLSNPVRTQAGADPDRLALNVTSTGNQVNMTTGIVNATVGGTVYTDRQLAVYQVDKVLLPRDFFEAKPPAPAPAPLKAKGSKKKSAEGPADGAADDDKSSAVMIMNNGVWGVGISIIAVVAFAL
- the LOC112736530 gene encoding cullin-1-like, which translates into the protein MERKTIDLEQGWDYMQKGITKLKKILRETHDEFMLRELEQRWITHKVMVRWLSRFFHYLPPLNGVGLTCFRDLVYMEVRANARKGVITLIDKEREGEQIDRSLLKNVVDMFVEMDKYEEDFEVQMLEDTANYYKSKATKWIEVDSCPDYMLKAEECLRRERERVTHYLHSSTEQKLVEKVQHELLVTHANQLLDGVRALLRDDKVEDLSRMYRLYQKIPKGLDPVENVFKQHITAEGTALVQQAEEASSLVRKFIELHDKYMTYVNDCFINHTLFHKALKEAFEVFCNKNVAGSSSAELLATFCDNILKKGGSDEAIEETLEKVVKLLAYISDKDLYAEFYRKKLARRLLFDRSANEDHEKCILTKLKQQCGGQFTSKMEGMVMDLTLARDNQMKFEEYLQDNTHVIDLSVTVLTTGFWPSYKSSDLNLPVEMVKCVEVFKEFYETKTKHRKLTWIYSLGTCHIIGKFEPKTIELVVSTYQAAALLLFNSADKLSYSEIMMQLNLTHEDVVRLLHSLSRAKYKILSKEPNTTTIWPNDTFEFNYKFTDKMRRIKIPLPPVDERKKVIEDVDKDRRYAIDAAIVRIMKSSKVLGHQQLVLECVQQLGRMFKPDIKAIKKRIEDLITRDYLERDQENPNTFKYLA